The Thermus oshimai DSM 12092 genome contains the following window.
CGAGGGCGTAGGCCCGCACGGCCCTCAAGGTAGCCCAGGGGTCCTCCCGGGGGGCGAGGTGCAAAAGGGCCAGGGTCACCTACGCCCCAGATAGCGCCAGGCGGAGGGGAGCAGGGCCGCGGCCAGGATGGCCTTCACCAGGTCCCCGGGGATGAAGGGGAAAAGCCCCAGGGCGAGAAGCCCGGAAAGCCCCACCGCCTTCCCCGCCCCCATAAGCCAGGCCCAAAGCCAGGGAAGGCCCACCAGGTAGAGGAGGGCGTTCCCCAGGAGCATGGCGAGGAGGGTGCCGGGGAAGCTCCGGTCCAGGCCCAGGCGCTCCACCAAGAGCCCCACCAGCCCCGCGGCCAGGGGGAAGGCCAGGAGGAAGCCCCCCGTGGGCCCCAGGATCTTGGCCAGGCCCCCCGCGCCCCCCGCGAAGACGGGCAGGCCCATGGCCCCTTCCAGGAGGTAGGCGAGAAGGGCCAGGAAGCCGAGCCGGCTCCCCAGGGCGGCCCCCACCAGGAGGATCCCCAGGGTCTGGCCGGTGATGGGCACCGGGGTGAAGGGGAGGGGGACGCTCACCTGGGCCAGGAGGGCCACGAAGAGGCTTCCCGCCAGGACGAGGCTCAGGTCGCGTCCCAGGGTCCTCCCCGGCCAGAGGGCCTTGGCCAGGGGTAGGTAGGGCAGGGCTTGGGTTTCCTTCATACCGTCTCCTTTCCGAACCCCTTCGGGTTCGTCAACCAAGCTATAGGTAAAGGGTTTACGGGTCAAGGTGTAGGCTGGAGG
Protein-coding sequences here:
- a CDS encoding biotin transporter BioY, encoding MKETQALPYLPLAKALWPGRTLGRDLSLVLAGSLFVALLAQVSVPLPFTPVPITGQTLGILLVGAALGSRLGFLALLAYLLEGAMGLPVFAGGAGGLAKILGPTGGFLLAFPLAAGLVGLLVERLGLDRSFPGTLLAMLLGNALLYLVGLPWLWAWLMGAGKAVGLSGLLALGLFPFIPGDLVKAILAAALLPSAWRYLGRR